A window of Pomacea canaliculata isolate SZHN2017 linkage group LG3, ASM307304v1, whole genome shotgun sequence contains these coding sequences:
- the LOC112560449 gene encoding retinoic acid receptor beta-like isoform X1 translates to MNTTPPKKRRKGNIDEDAGLQKPVRTAPTNTSLLPPCRVCQEPGAGFHYGVNTCEACKGFFRRSLVRKEDYKCLGNGNCNIHAGKRKICPKCRLEKCLAVGMSKEAIKTGRYTHAKRTQDILEAKKALSPMPDAVPKSTLQPESSSMSTTVLSGSLNQEFCAANEEQSSDHDLTRQPFSLLMTSSQHNLLENQGLVDESYFSASSISSTSSPVSHQPVANDTPRLSSQVSPSSFASPLSLESALGSNSEEYGEGELSRIIHDLIEVHEHNICPDTRFTPEEVLEEQKACYEACRLKEEMFGPMQRLSKEEYQEVFRSTGLDVDGRQMIFNDLVEVIDLSIRRYISFVKIIPGFSSLTLNDQIRLIKADNRFENALLGTYHAYNWDLKVATIRRGKTFSLNEMNSLSNETVGQRRFECANAIQKLGLSHEEMILFKAVVAVTSGAEDLDEPHKVSAIQWKMAECLMQLLKRNRPDPNLMFARIMTTFCHMRYLTLDLYEWIKTRPFHHFTQLGCYPLLVEWFSTV, encoded by the exons ATGAACACAACTCCTCCCAAGAAACGCAGAAAAGGGAACATAGATGAAGATGCTGGCCTGCAGAAACCAGTCCGTACAGCCCCAACCAACACATCCTTGCTTCCTCCATGCCGAGTGTGTCAAGAACCAGGGGCTGGTTTTCATTATGGTGTCAATACTTGTGAAGCATGCAAA GGATTCTTCCGTCGAAGTCTCGTCCGTAAGGAAGATTACAAATGTTTGGGTAATGGAAATTGCAACATACatgcaggaaaaagaaaaatctgtccAAAGTGCCGTTTGGAAAAATGTTTAGCAGTGGGCATGTCCAAAGAAG CTATCAAAACAGGTCGGTATACACATGCAAAACGTACCCAGGACATACTGGAAGCTAAAAAGGCACTTTCTCCCATGCCTGATGCAG TTCCCAAGTCTACATTGCAACCAGAAAGCTCAAGCATGTCAACAACAGTATTATCAGGAAGTTTGAATCAGGAGTTTTGTGCGGCCAACGAAGAACAGTCCAGCGATCATGACCTTACCAGGCAGCCTTTTTCTTTGCTCATGACATCTTCTCAGCACAACTTATTGGAAAATCAGGGTCTAGTTGATGAATCATATTTTTCTGCATCCAGTATCTCTTCTACATCATCTCCAGTGTCACATCAGCCAGTAGCAAATGATACACCAAGACTGTCATCACAGGTGTCGCCTTCTTCATTTGCTTCACCACTGTCGTTAGAGTCTGCATTAGGAAGCAACTCAGAAGAATATGGTGAAGGAGAACTGAGCAGAATTATTCATGATCTGATTGAGGTGCATGAACACAATATTTGTCCTGACACGAGGTTCACCCCAGAGGAGGTGTTGGAGGAACAGAAAGCCTGCTAT GAAGCATGCAGACTGAAGGAAGAAATGTTTGGTCCAATGCAAAGACTGTCGAAAGAAGAATACCAGGAGGTGTTCAGGTCAACTGGTCTGGATGTAGATGGACGACAGATGATTTTCAACGATTTGGTTGAAGTCATTGACCTTAGTATTAGACGCTACATCTCTTTTGTCAAGATAATACCAGGATTTTCCAGTCTTACTTTGAATGATCAGATCCGATTAATCAAAG CAGATAATCGATTTGAAAATGCCTTGCTTGGGACTTACCATGCATACAACTGGGATCTGAAGGTGGCAACTATTCGAAGGGGAAAGACTTTTAGCTTGAATGAGATGAACAGCTTGAGTAATGAAACTGTAGGACAGAGACGGTTTGAATGTGCAAATGCCATACAAAAACTGGGACTGTCCCATGAGGAGATGATTCTTTTCAAGGCAGTGGTTGCTGTCACTTCAG GTGCTGAAGATTTAGATGAGCCACATAAAGTAAGTGCCATTCAGTGGAAAATGGCAGAGTGCTTGATGCAGTTGTTAAAACGGAACCGGCCAGATCCCAACCTGATGTTTGCACGCATCATGACGACTTTTTGCCACATGCGGTATTTAACTCTAGATCTATACGAGTGGATTAAGACTCGCCCCTTCCATCATTTCACTCAGCTTGGTTGTTACCCTCTTCTGGTGGAATGGTTTTCAACTGTTTAG
- the LOC112560449 gene encoding retinoic acid receptor beta-like isoform X2 has product MNTTPPKKRRKGNIDEDAGLQKPVRTAPTNTSLLPPCRVCQEPGAGFHYGVNTCEACKGFFRRSLVRKEDYKCLGNGNCNIHAGKRKICPKCRLEKCLAVGMSKEAIKTGRYTHAKRTQDILEAKKALSPMPDAVPKSTLQPESSSMSTTVLSGSLNQEFCAANEEQSSDHDLTRQPFSLLMTSSQHNLLENQGLVDESYFSASSISSTSSPVSHQPVANDTPRLSSQVSPSSFASPLSLESALGSNSEEYGEGELSRIIHDLIEVHEHNICPDTRFTPEEVLEEQKACYEACRLKEEMFGPMQRLSKEEYQEVFRSTGLDVDGRQMIFNDLVEVIDLSIRRYISFVKIIPGFSSLTLNDQIRLIKDNRFENALLGTYHAYNWDLKVATIRRGKTFSLNEMNSLSNETVGQRRFECANAIQKLGLSHEEMILFKAVVAVTSGAEDLDEPHKVSAIQWKMAECLMQLLKRNRPDPNLMFARIMTTFCHMRYLTLDLYEWIKTRPFHHFTQLGCYPLLVEWFSTV; this is encoded by the exons ATGAACACAACTCCTCCCAAGAAACGCAGAAAAGGGAACATAGATGAAGATGCTGGCCTGCAGAAACCAGTCCGTACAGCCCCAACCAACACATCCTTGCTTCCTCCATGCCGAGTGTGTCAAGAACCAGGGGCTGGTTTTCATTATGGTGTCAATACTTGTGAAGCATGCAAA GGATTCTTCCGTCGAAGTCTCGTCCGTAAGGAAGATTACAAATGTTTGGGTAATGGAAATTGCAACATACatgcaggaaaaagaaaaatctgtccAAAGTGCCGTTTGGAAAAATGTTTAGCAGTGGGCATGTCCAAAGAAG CTATCAAAACAGGTCGGTATACACATGCAAAACGTACCCAGGACATACTGGAAGCTAAAAAGGCACTTTCTCCCATGCCTGATGCAG TTCCCAAGTCTACATTGCAACCAGAAAGCTCAAGCATGTCAACAACAGTATTATCAGGAAGTTTGAATCAGGAGTTTTGTGCGGCCAACGAAGAACAGTCCAGCGATCATGACCTTACCAGGCAGCCTTTTTCTTTGCTCATGACATCTTCTCAGCACAACTTATTGGAAAATCAGGGTCTAGTTGATGAATCATATTTTTCTGCATCCAGTATCTCTTCTACATCATCTCCAGTGTCACATCAGCCAGTAGCAAATGATACACCAAGACTGTCATCACAGGTGTCGCCTTCTTCATTTGCTTCACCACTGTCGTTAGAGTCTGCATTAGGAAGCAACTCAGAAGAATATGGTGAAGGAGAACTGAGCAGAATTATTCATGATCTGATTGAGGTGCATGAACACAATATTTGTCCTGACACGAGGTTCACCCCAGAGGAGGTGTTGGAGGAACAGAAAGCCTGCTAT GAAGCATGCAGACTGAAGGAAGAAATGTTTGGTCCAATGCAAAGACTGTCGAAAGAAGAATACCAGGAGGTGTTCAGGTCAACTGGTCTGGATGTAGATGGACGACAGATGATTTTCAACGATTTGGTTGAAGTCATTGACCTTAGTATTAGACGCTACATCTCTTTTGTCAAGATAATACCAGGATTTTCCAGTCTTACTTTGAATGATCAGATCCGATTAATCAAAG ATAATCGATTTGAAAATGCCTTGCTTGGGACTTACCATGCATACAACTGGGATCTGAAGGTGGCAACTATTCGAAGGGGAAAGACTTTTAGCTTGAATGAGATGAACAGCTTGAGTAATGAAACTGTAGGACAGAGACGGTTTGAATGTGCAAATGCCATACAAAAACTGGGACTGTCCCATGAGGAGATGATTCTTTTCAAGGCAGTGGTTGCTGTCACTTCAG GTGCTGAAGATTTAGATGAGCCACATAAAGTAAGTGCCATTCAGTGGAAAATGGCAGAGTGCTTGATGCAGTTGTTAAAACGGAACCGGCCAGATCCCAACCTGATGTTTGCACGCATCATGACGACTTTTTGCCACATGCGGTATTTAACTCTAGATCTATACGAGTGGATTAAGACTCGCCCCTTCCATCATTTCACTCAGCTTGGTTGTTACCCTCTTCTGGTGGAATGGTTTTCAACTGTTTAG
- the LOC112559824 gene encoding nuclear receptor subfamily 1 group D member 1-like isoform X1 — translation MVLQVSLDGQNRTATNICNLDDLKDQLSNGRKMKDISVMCSQEEVIPAEVSTYSPCRPSYSPSQPGNYTSLSVSANSSYKEMSPDAATHTASLTSDLPPNFPILKAEPLSPLLTVVCDCEVIEASALMKTEVGSSTMTLSPALSPPSECQSPGVVPLSPRCKRSLSPGITLSGNLLPPCRICLDKASGFHYGLNTCEACKGFFRRSLKRGASYVCTRDGKCDVTGERRNLCGYCRYQKCIALGMSKKAIKTGRYTHAKRTRDTLEIKKLLKSEHSLEEEDINFDEIVEQIVKAHDEYIISSTKIPISFIQDRQKQKLEELRLQQEMFGKMITVSQDEHKEIYDLTGIDIDNRGEIMNFHVRNSEKWIRGYISFAKHLPGFRSLSLNDQANLVKYARIEFWFLGSFPGYSSELNVAVMPNGRCFTRQEMYRVWNPRYIDVAFDLAKQLKKLTITPEEMIMVKAICLTFGDRCKMEEPEKVNQVQWKMVRCLLHLLHQSHPTHAAAMCTFARIIDCLTGLRDLNEAEYQTMHSTQLYEVFLRNPLIMEVLPY, via the exons GTCGCAAGATGAAGGACATTAGTGTTATGTGCTCTCAAGAGGAGGTAATTCCAGCAGAAGTTTCAACTTACTCACCTTGCAGGCCTTCATATTCACCATCTCAGCCTGGAAATTATACAAGCCTGTCTGTTAGTGCCAACTCATCATACAAGGAGATGTCGCCCGATGCTGCCACCCACACAGCATCTCTTACAAGTGACTTGCCACCAAACTTCCCCATCTTGAAGGCTGAGCCCCTTTCACCACTGCTTACAGTCGTCTGTGATTGTGAGGTCATTGAAGCATCGGCACTGATGAAAACAG AAGTGGGCTCATCTACCATGACCCTGTCACCAGCTCTCTCACCACCTTCAGAGTGCCAGTCACCAGGTGTGGTGCCACTGTCACCACGGTGCAAACGATCTCTATCCCCAGGAATAACATTGTCAGGGAATCTGCTTCCCCCATGTCGCATCTGTCTGGATAAAGCATCAGGCTTTCACTATGGACTTAACACATGTGAAGCTTGcaag ggatTTTTTAGGCGCTCCTTGAAAAGGGGAGCATCCTATGTCTGTACCCGAGATGGAAAATGTGACGTAACTGGTGAACGGAGAAATCTGTGTGGATATTGTCGCTATCAAAAATGTATAGCTTTGGGCATGTCTAAGAAAG CAATTAAGACAGGGAGATACACACATGCCAAGCGGACTAGAGATACACTGGAAATCAAGAAACTGCTGAAATCTGAACACAGTCTTGAGGAAGAAGACATCAATTTTGATGAAATTGTAGAGCAGATAGTGAAGGCACATGATGAGTACATCATATCTTCAACCAAAATACCAATCAGTTTTATTCAGGATCGGCAAAAACAAAAGCTT GAGGAGCTCCGATTGCAACAGGAAATGTTTGGAAAGATGATTACTGTTTCCCAGGATGAGCACAAAGAAATTTATGACCTAACAGGCATTGACATCGACAACCGTGGAGAAATAATGAACTTTCATGTACGCAATTCAGAAAAGTGGATACGGGGCTATATCTCGTTTGCTAAGCATTTACCTGGCTTTCGGAGTTTGTCACTGAATGATCAAGCAAACCTCGTTAAat ATGCTCGAATAGAATTCTGGTTTCTAGGCTCCTTTCCTGGGTACAGCAGTGAGCTGAATGTGGCAGTCATGCCCAACGGACGCTGTTTCACACGGCAGGAAATGTACAGGGTGTGGAATCCTCGGTACATAGACGTCGCCTTTGACCTGGCAAAGCAGCTAAAAAAGTTGACCATTACGCCTGAAGAAATGATCATGGTCAAGGCCATCTGCCTGACATTTGGTG ATCGCTGCAAGATGGAAGAGCCAGAAAAGGTGAATCAAGTTCAGTGGAAGATGGTGCGCTGTCTCCTTCATTTGCTGCACCAGAGCCACCCAACACATGCAGCAGCCATGTGCACTTTTGCACGCATCATTGACTGCCTCACAGGGTTGCGTGACCTGAATGAAGCCGAGTACCAGACCATGCACAGCACACAGCTTTACGAAGTATTTCTCAGAAACCCTCTTATCATGGAAGTGTTGCCTTACTGA
- the LOC112559824 gene encoding nuclear receptor subfamily 1 group D member 1-like isoform X2, which produces MVLQVSLDGQNRTATNICNLDDLKDQLSNGRKMKDISVMCSQEEVIPAEVSTYSPCRPSYSPSQPGNYTSLSVSANSSYKEMSPDAATHTASLTSDLPPNFPILKAEPLSPLLTVVCDCEVIEASALMKTEVGSSTMTLSPALSPPSECQSPGVVPLSPRCKRSLSPGITLSGNLLPPCRICLDKASGFHYGLNTCEACKGFFRRSLKRGASYVCTRDGKCDVTGERRNLCGYCRYQKCIALGMSKKAIKTGRYTHAKRTRDTLEIKKLLKSEHSLEEEDINFDEIVEQIVKAHDEYIISSTKIPISFIQDRQKQKLEELRLQQEMFGKMITVSQDEHKEIYDLTGIDIDNRGEIMNFHVRNSEKWIRGYISFAKHLPGFRSLSLNDQANLVKCSFPGYSSELNVAVMPNGRCFTRQEMYRVWNPRYIDVAFDLAKQLKKLTITPEEMIMVKAICLTFGDRCKMEEPEKVNQVQWKMVRCLLHLLHQSHPTHAAAMCTFARIIDCLTGLRDLNEAEYQTMHSTQLYEVFLRNPLIMEVLPY; this is translated from the exons GTCGCAAGATGAAGGACATTAGTGTTATGTGCTCTCAAGAGGAGGTAATTCCAGCAGAAGTTTCAACTTACTCACCTTGCAGGCCTTCATATTCACCATCTCAGCCTGGAAATTATACAAGCCTGTCTGTTAGTGCCAACTCATCATACAAGGAGATGTCGCCCGATGCTGCCACCCACACAGCATCTCTTACAAGTGACTTGCCACCAAACTTCCCCATCTTGAAGGCTGAGCCCCTTTCACCACTGCTTACAGTCGTCTGTGATTGTGAGGTCATTGAAGCATCGGCACTGATGAAAACAG AAGTGGGCTCATCTACCATGACCCTGTCACCAGCTCTCTCACCACCTTCAGAGTGCCAGTCACCAGGTGTGGTGCCACTGTCACCACGGTGCAAACGATCTCTATCCCCAGGAATAACATTGTCAGGGAATCTGCTTCCCCCATGTCGCATCTGTCTGGATAAAGCATCAGGCTTTCACTATGGACTTAACACATGTGAAGCTTGcaag ggatTTTTTAGGCGCTCCTTGAAAAGGGGAGCATCCTATGTCTGTACCCGAGATGGAAAATGTGACGTAACTGGTGAACGGAGAAATCTGTGTGGATATTGTCGCTATCAAAAATGTATAGCTTTGGGCATGTCTAAGAAAG CAATTAAGACAGGGAGATACACACATGCCAAGCGGACTAGAGATACACTGGAAATCAAGAAACTGCTGAAATCTGAACACAGTCTTGAGGAAGAAGACATCAATTTTGATGAAATTGTAGAGCAGATAGTGAAGGCACATGATGAGTACATCATATCTTCAACCAAAATACCAATCAGTTTTATTCAGGATCGGCAAAAACAAAAGCTT GAGGAGCTCCGATTGCAACAGGAAATGTTTGGAAAGATGATTACTGTTTCCCAGGATGAGCACAAAGAAATTTATGACCTAACAGGCATTGACATCGACAACCGTGGAGAAATAATGAACTTTCATGTACGCAATTCAGAAAAGTGGATACGGGGCTATATCTCGTTTGCTAAGCATTTACCTGGCTTTCGGAGTTTGTCACTGAATGATCAAGCAAACCTCGTTAAat GCTCCTTTCCTGGGTACAGCAGTGAGCTGAATGTGGCAGTCATGCCCAACGGACGCTGTTTCACACGGCAGGAAATGTACAGGGTGTGGAATCCTCGGTACATAGACGTCGCCTTTGACCTGGCAAAGCAGCTAAAAAAGTTGACCATTACGCCTGAAGAAATGATCATGGTCAAGGCCATCTGCCTGACATTTGGTG ATCGCTGCAAGATGGAAGAGCCAGAAAAGGTGAATCAAGTTCAGTGGAAGATGGTGCGCTGTCTCCTTCATTTGCTGCACCAGAGCCACCCAACACATGCAGCAGCCATGTGCACTTTTGCACGCATCATTGACTGCCTCACAGGGTTGCGTGACCTGAATGAAGCCGAGTACCAGACCATGCACAGCACACAGCTTTACGAAGTATTTCTCAGAAACCCTCTTATCATGGAAGTGTTGCCTTACTGA
- the LOC112559824 gene encoding nuclear receptor subfamily 1 group D member 1-like isoform X3, producing the protein MKDISVMCSQEEVIPAEVSTYSPCRPSYSPSQPGNYTSLSVSANSSYKEMSPDAATHTASLTSDLPPNFPILKAEPLSPLLTVVCDCEVIEASALMKTEVGSSTMTLSPALSPPSECQSPGVVPLSPRCKRSLSPGITLSGNLLPPCRICLDKASGFHYGLNTCEACKGFFRRSLKRGASYVCTRDGKCDVTGERRNLCGYCRYQKCIALGMSKKAIKTGRYTHAKRTRDTLEIKKLLKSEHSLEEEDINFDEIVEQIVKAHDEYIISSTKIPISFIQDRQKQKLEELRLQQEMFGKMITVSQDEHKEIYDLTGIDIDNRGEIMNFHVRNSEKWIRGYISFAKHLPGFRSLSLNDQANLVKYARIEFWFLGSFPGYSSELNVAVMPNGRCFTRQEMYRVWNPRYIDVAFDLAKQLKKLTITPEEMIMVKAICLTFGDRCKMEEPEKVNQVQWKMVRCLLHLLHQSHPTHAAAMCTFARIIDCLTGLRDLNEAEYQTMHSTQLYEVFLRNPLIMEVLPY; encoded by the exons ATGAAGGACATTAGTGTTATGTGCTCTCAAGAGGAGGTAATTCCAGCAGAAGTTTCAACTTACTCACCTTGCAGGCCTTCATATTCACCATCTCAGCCTGGAAATTATACAAGCCTGTCTGTTAGTGCCAACTCATCATACAAGGAGATGTCGCCCGATGCTGCCACCCACACAGCATCTCTTACAAGTGACTTGCCACCAAACTTCCCCATCTTGAAGGCTGAGCCCCTTTCACCACTGCTTACAGTCGTCTGTGATTGTGAGGTCATTGAAGCATCGGCACTGATGAAAACAG AAGTGGGCTCATCTACCATGACCCTGTCACCAGCTCTCTCACCACCTTCAGAGTGCCAGTCACCAGGTGTGGTGCCACTGTCACCACGGTGCAAACGATCTCTATCCCCAGGAATAACATTGTCAGGGAATCTGCTTCCCCCATGTCGCATCTGTCTGGATAAAGCATCAGGCTTTCACTATGGACTTAACACATGTGAAGCTTGcaag ggatTTTTTAGGCGCTCCTTGAAAAGGGGAGCATCCTATGTCTGTACCCGAGATGGAAAATGTGACGTAACTGGTGAACGGAGAAATCTGTGTGGATATTGTCGCTATCAAAAATGTATAGCTTTGGGCATGTCTAAGAAAG CAATTAAGACAGGGAGATACACACATGCCAAGCGGACTAGAGATACACTGGAAATCAAGAAACTGCTGAAATCTGAACACAGTCTTGAGGAAGAAGACATCAATTTTGATGAAATTGTAGAGCAGATAGTGAAGGCACATGATGAGTACATCATATCTTCAACCAAAATACCAATCAGTTTTATTCAGGATCGGCAAAAACAAAAGCTT GAGGAGCTCCGATTGCAACAGGAAATGTTTGGAAAGATGATTACTGTTTCCCAGGATGAGCACAAAGAAATTTATGACCTAACAGGCATTGACATCGACAACCGTGGAGAAATAATGAACTTTCATGTACGCAATTCAGAAAAGTGGATACGGGGCTATATCTCGTTTGCTAAGCATTTACCTGGCTTTCGGAGTTTGTCACTGAATGATCAAGCAAACCTCGTTAAat ATGCTCGAATAGAATTCTGGTTTCTAGGCTCCTTTCCTGGGTACAGCAGTGAGCTGAATGTGGCAGTCATGCCCAACGGACGCTGTTTCACACGGCAGGAAATGTACAGGGTGTGGAATCCTCGGTACATAGACGTCGCCTTTGACCTGGCAAAGCAGCTAAAAAAGTTGACCATTACGCCTGAAGAAATGATCATGGTCAAGGCCATCTGCCTGACATTTGGTG ATCGCTGCAAGATGGAAGAGCCAGAAAAGGTGAATCAAGTTCAGTGGAAGATGGTGCGCTGTCTCCTTCATTTGCTGCACCAGAGCCACCCAACACATGCAGCAGCCATGTGCACTTTTGCACGCATCATTGACTGCCTCACAGGGTTGCGTGACCTGAATGAAGCCGAGTACCAGACCATGCACAGCACACAGCTTTACGAAGTATTTCTCAGAAACCCTCTTATCATGGAAGTGTTGCCTTACTGA